AAGTTCAAGGTAGAGTGTGCTGATGATGGGGAAAGCGGGTTTAAGGCTGCATTAGCCAGCAAACCGGGTTTGATTGTTCTGGATGTTATGATGGAAGATGCAGATACCGGACTTGAGATTGTCCGCAGGTTCAGAGATGAATCAAGTACTAAAGATATTCCAATATTTCTGGTTACTGGTATCAGGAAACCGGAGTACCTTCTTCAGAGCTATGCTCCGGGAGAGAAGTTTAACAATGTGAAGGATGTTTTTGAAAAACCAGTTGATCCGGCGCGGTTCGAGAAGGCATTATCCGAGATTTAATTGATCCGTTTTTCATGCTGAGTTTTCGGGGGGGATAAAAGATTCTCCCTTTTTTTTTAATTTTTAGATTATGTTTAGAAGACAGGGAATTGTGTGCGGTTTTCACTGAATCAGACTCCGTAAATAGTTGTTTAAATGCAAATACATATATGGTATTATTAGATTCCTGTATTGGAATCAGAAAAGACGTGAGTTATTTTTTTATACTGATCTAATGTTAAGTAAACGCCCAGACCATCATTTTTCTGACGATGGTAATAATTTGAGAAACAATTATGAGCTTTGAGACACAGAAAAACTTTGTTGGAAAAACTCAAACCATAATTCTTGCTGAAGTTCAATCAGAGCGCTGGTTATCCTGGATAAGGTTGATTATAGGGGGAATCTATTCCGTCCCTGCTATTTTCAGCGCTTTACTGGGCAGAACATCTCAGCAGGCTTTTCTGGTTCAGGGAATCGCTATTATCGCACTTCTGAGCTACAGCAGTTATTATCTGTTTCATCGCACCAGACGTCTGTCCCGAATCTATTTCCTTTACATCATGGTAACTCTCGATGTAGCTGTAATCACAGCTATTCTCTGGTCCTATCATTTGAACGGGGCTGGATTCAATTTTATCACCAGTGCAATATTCGGGGCCTATTTTGTTGCCATCGCATTCACCTCTCTTCATCATAAAACAAGTTTATCAATTTACTGTGGAATTCTTTCAGCCATTGGGTTTTCCATTCTTTACTATGCCTTTTCAACTGATACTTCACTGCCGTCCAATTTTATCAGTGATTACACAATTCGTATTGGGTTGCTCATGACTGTTGCCGGACTGGGGGCAATTGTCTCCCGGAACAACTCCCGTACTATCCAGCAGGTTGTTTCATCAGAGATAAGGTATCACAACCTTGTCCATCGCTTGCCTGAAATGCTTTTTACTCTCGATTCACATGGAACTTTTCTCTGGGCAAACAGCGCAAGTCACTCTATTCTGGGGATTCCTTCCAAAATTCTTTCGGGTAGAAATCTCCGCAGTTTCCTTGTGTCACCCGATCTTCTGAAGCTTGAACAGAGCGGGATTAAAGGAACATTTGAAATTCGTGATTTCAACGGCAACCGCAAGTTTGTGGATTGCATTATTCAGGGTATTGAGGGGGAGTCGGGGAGTGCGGCATACGAGGGGATAATCTCGGATGTAACCGACAGGGAACTGGCTATTTCTCAGCGTGAAGAGATGGTGAACAGGCTGTTTCAATTCCAGAAGATGGAGTCTCTGGGAACTCTGGCCAGTGGAATGGCTCATGATTTCAACAATATCCTTCAGACAGTCAATGATATTACCAGCATGGTAGAGAAAGAGAGTAATGAGCCTGAGACCAGAAGGAAGATGGAGCTTGTTAAGGAATCCATGGCTGACGCGCGGTTTTTAATTTCTGAGCTCTTTGCTCTGGGCAGAAAAAAACCTTTTGATTACAAACCCATTAACCTGAATAGTTTTCTGGAAACAATAACACAGCAGTTCAGAAATCAGCTTGGTCCCTCTTATACGCTCTCCATGGATCTTTCTTCGAATCCCTTCTGGATTCAGGGGGATCCCGATTACCTGAAACGGGTTTTTCAGAACCTTATCGGGAACGCCCGTGATGCCATGCCTGGTGGAGGAAGTATAAAAGTTTCCTGCACTGGTCCTGAAGAGGGGTCAGGTGCGAACAATGTGATAATAAGGGTCAGCGATTCAGGCTCGGGGATTTCAGCAGAATTGACGGAGAAAATATTTGATCCGTTTTTCACGACGAAAAAACCCGGCAAGGGAACGGGGCTGGGCCTGGCTCTTGCCCGCAGGATAATTATGCTTCACAATGGCAGTATATGTGTGGAGAAAAGCGGTCCTGATGGTACCGTATTCAAGATTCAGATACCAATCAGTGATGCAGAGGATCTGGAAAGCGATACCAGAACACTTATGCTCAACAAGATACATA
This DNA window, taken from Fibrobacter sp., encodes the following:
- a CDS encoding response regulator; the protein is MSFETQKNFVGKTQTIILAEVQSERWLSWIRLIIGGIYSVPAIFSALLGRTSQQAFLVQGIAIIALLSYSSYYLFHRTRRLSRIYFLYIMVTLDVAVITAILWSYHLNGAGFNFITSAIFGAYFVAIAFTSLHHKTSLSIYCGILSAIGFSILYYAFSTDTSLPSNFISDYTIRIGLLMTVAGLGAIVSRNNSRTIQQVVSSEIRYHNLVHRLPEMLFTLDSHGTFLWANSASHSILGIPSKILSGRNLRSFLVSPDLLKLEQSGIKGTFEIRDFNGNRKFVDCIIQGIEGESGSAAYEGIISDVTDRELAISQREEMVNRLFQFQKMESLGTLASGMAHDFNNILQTVNDITSMVEKESNEPETRRKMELVKESMADARFLISELFALGRKKPFDYKPINLNSFLETITQQFRNQLGPSYTLSMDLSSNPFWIQGDPDYLKRVFQNLIGNARDAMPGGGSIKVSCTGPEEGSGANNVIIRVSDSGSGISAELTEKIFDPFFTTKKPGKGTGLGLALARRIIMLHNGSICVEKSGPDGTVFKIQIPISDAEDLESDTRTLMLNKIHTSVLLLDDDPKIREVLKIFLLEFKYTILEASNSDQAVSRLQKHLKQCQIVVMDWKLGNEDPLQVIRRMREIKNDLIVIVVSGYAPDQKAIEMMNIHKWFTKPYDKNQLDIEIQRALHRNEPAK
- a CDS encoding response regulator — encoded protein: KFKVECADDGESGFKAALASKPGLIVLDVMMEDADTGLEIVRRFRDESSTKDIPIFLVTGIRKPEYLLQSYAPGEKFNNVKDVFEKPVDPARFEKALSEI